In the genome of bacterium, the window TGATGAAAGAGTATAGAATAATAATTACAGGCGGAGGTACAGGAGGGCATCTCTATCCCGGGATTGCACTGGCGAATGAGTTTAAGAAAAGTATTTCCTGCAAAATTCTTTTTGTCGGTACCAAAAAAGGAGTAGAGGTTTCTGTTGTACCTGCACATGGATATGATCTTAAATTTGTATGGATAAGCGGGATCAGCAGGGGGCGTGTAGTAAAAAATCTGCTTTTTCCTTTAAAAATGGCAGTATCATTTTTCCAGGCTTTTACAATAATTCGTAAATTCCATCCTGATGCAATAATAGGCACAGGCGGGTATGCAAGCTGGCCGGTTCTCAGGGCAGGAGTTATAACAGGCGTTCCGGTATTTATTCAGGAACAGAATATCAGGCCCGGGTTAGTTACACGTGTTATGGCTCCAAAAGTAAATACTGTTTTTACAAGTTATATAGAGACCGAAAAATATCTTAAAGGGGAAACAAAAAAAGTAGTTGCAGGGAATCCTACAAGAAACGATTTGGATAAGGCAGACAGGCTGCAGGGCATAAAATTTTTTAATCTTAATAAAGATAAAAAAACAGTTTTTATTTTCGGAGGAAGCCAGGGGTCTCTTTTTATCAATAATTTAATGGAAAAAGCAGGCCCATTGCTTGCAATCGACCATAAATTACAGATTTTATGGGCAGCAGGCCCGAGATGGGCGGAGATGATTAAGGGAAAAGTGAATAATCCTGATATTAAGATTTATCCGTATATAGAAAACATGGCTGCAGCATACGGCGTAAGTGACCTGGTTGTGTGCCGCTCAGGCGCAACTACAATTGCCGAAATTACACGGCTCGGGATTCCTTGTCTTTTCATCCCTTTTGCTGCGGCAGCTAATAATCATCAGGAGAAGAATGCGGAGATTCTATGCAAAGCCGGAGCTGGTGAAATGATCAGTGAAAAAGAGGCTGATTCTGAAACTATTATTCGAAAAATTGTATCGATTATAAGTAATGAAATAAAATTGAAGAAAATGGCGGCAAATGCGCTGAGTTTCGGTAAACCCGATGCAGCACAATCTATTGTAAAAAGTATTCTTGAAGAGATTGAAATATAACCTTAAAAAGGGGCTATTCATGAAAAAACAGACAAAGATAGTTCTTGCTGAGAGTGAATCAATAATAGCTGAAGATGTAGCAAATCTTGTTAAAACGTGGGGTTTTGATCTTCTCGGACGTGCGACAACTCAGGATGAGCTGATGAAATTTGTAAAGGACTACAGGCCTGAAGTTATTATTTTTGATACTTTGCTGAGAGGTAAACGTGATACTTCTCTTATTGCACAGCAGATCTATAAAAAGTACGGCACATCTCTCGTTATTCTCGGGGATAGGACGGATTTGCAGGATGGAAAATCGTTAAATAGAAAATTTTCATGGGTTGCAAAGCCGTTTAAAGAGGATGAATTGAAAAAGGCTGTAAAAAAAATGGCCTCAAAACGTGCTGCATAGATTAATCTTCCGGTTCATGCCGGATGGAGGTGTATTATCGGTATCTATTTAGGGAGAACGAGATGCGTTCATTTTGTCGGAATAGGCGGAATAGGAATGAGCGGGATTGCAGAGGTTCTTCTGAATTTGGGATTTAAGGTAACCGGATCGGATCTTCAGTCCAGTTCGGTAACAGAACATCTTCATGAACTCGGTGCATCAATATACCAGGGGCACAGTGCCGGGAATATTTCAGATGCGGATGTTGTTGTTATATCATCTGCTGTACCTGAATCCAATGAAGAAGTTACAGCAGCACACAGGAAAAAGATACCTGTTATACGAAGGGCAGAGATGCTGGGCGAACTTATGCGCATGAAGCAGGGTGTGGCAGTAGCAGGCACTCACGGGAAAACAACTACTACTTCAATGACAGGGTTGGTACTCCAACAGGGCGGTCTTGACCCCACACTTATTGTGGGAGGCAAACTGCGCAGCCTTGACACAAATGCAAAACTCGGAGAGGGTGAATATGTTGTTGTAGAGGCAGATGAGTATGACCACTCTTTTCTGCAGCTTACACCTGTTATTGCAGTAATAACAAATATCGAAAATGAGCATCTTGATTGTTACAAGGATCTGGATGATATCAAGCGGACATTTACTCAATTTGCAAATAAAGTCCCGTTTTACGGAGCAGTGATACTCTGCCTTGATGAAGAGCCTCTTCAGGAGATGGTTACAAAATTGGAACGCAGAATCGTAACTTACGGACTTTTTCCGCAGGCTGAGATAAGAGCGGAATCTGTCACTTTTTCAGAATCCGGCTCAGAGTACGATGCTTATTACAGAAATAAAAAACTTGGAAGAATAAAATTAAATTTACCCGGAATTTACAATGTGAAGAACTCTCTTGCAGCAATAGCTGTAGGTTTTGAGCTTGAGATTGATTTTAAGAACATAAAAAAGGCTCTTGAAGGGTTCACAGGCGTGCACAGACGCTTTGAAATCAAAGGCAAAGAGAAGAACGTCATTATTGTAGATGATTATGCACACCATCCAACAGAGATAAAAGCGAGCCTGAAAGGAGCAAAAGACGGTTATTCAAGGCGGATTATAACAATATTCCAGCCACATCTGTATTCCAGAACAAGAGATTTTTATGAGGACTTCGGTAAGTCATTTTTCAATACGGATATTTTGATTGTAACAGATATTTATCCTGCAAGGGAAAAACCAATTGAAGGAGTTTCGGGCCGGTTAATTGCAGATGCTGCAGAACTGCGCGGCCACAGAAATGTAAATTACATTCCTGATAAAAACAAAGTTGCTGATTTTGTCGGGGACATAATAAAACCAGGCGATATGGTGATCACAATGGGTGCAGGCGATATATGGAAGATTGGTGAGGAAATATTAAAGAGGCTGAAATCCTGATGAATGAAGGGACCAGAAATCTGAAGAGATTTAAACAGGTTTTCAAAGGGCATGTCATGCTAAATGAGATGCTCAGCTCTCATACTTCCTTTAAAATCGGGGGGCCTGCAGATTTGTATGTTTTTCCAAAAGATATGGAGGATCTTACAAATCTTGTAACTTATTGCCAGCAGGAGAATTATCCTGTATTTGTAATAGGGAACGGTACAAATCTTCTTGTAAGTGATGATGGTTTCAGGGGGGTAGTCATAGACCTTTCCCAGACTTTTCGGCATATTAAAGTAAAAGGTACGGAATTGACTGTGGGAGCCGGAGTTACACTTTCAGGGCTTCTGTCATTCTGCACTATCAGAGGATTTTCCGGTCTGGAGAAGCTTTCAGGTATACCAGGCCAGATAGGGGGCTGTATTTCGCTCAATGCAGGGGCTTTTGGAAGAGAAATCGGCGATGTTGTGGAAGCAGTCAGAATTCTGGACAAGTTCAATACCCTTGAAAAGATATCCGGAGATGAAATTAATTTCGGATACAGGCATACGGGCCTGGAGAAAAAGAGTGTTATTGTGGAAGCTGTATTCAACTTAACAGATGGAAATCCGAAGGAGATGGAAGCAGTTCAGCGTTCCTATCTTCAAAAGAGAAAAAAAACGCAGCCGCTTTCCCTTCCTTCAGCAGGATCAGTTTTTAAGAGGCCCAAAGGAGATTTTGCAGGCAGGCTTGTAGAAGACGCCGGGTGTAAAGGGCTTAGAATCGGTGATGCAATGGTTTCCAAAAAACACGCAAATTTTATTGTCAACGTAGGAAAAGCAAGAGCTGTGGATGTTGTAAGACTTATTGATGAAGTACGGGAAAGAGTTTTAAAACGGTTTGGTGCCACTCTGGAACCGGAAATTCATTTTTTGGGATTTGATTTATGAGCAGGAGTATAATAAAAAAAGATGAGATTCTTGCCAGCCTTGTAAAATTGATATATACAGGCGCTGCACTCTGTATTATTTACTTTGCAGGCAGAGGTTATTTGCACTGGCTTGATCAGTCTCCTTTATTTAAAATAGAATCAATAAAAATTACAGGATCCAACTATCTTTCCGATGAAGAAATTTTGAGCCTCAGCGGCCTTGATAAAGCAAAGAAGATATGGGATGCAAGGTTAGAAGATGCGGTTAATTCAATAAAAACATATCCTTTTATAGAAGATGTCTCTGTGATCAGAAGGCTTCCTGACAAGATTGAAATAAAGGTAAAAGAGAAGGAACCTATTGCGCTTCTGAATTTTCAGGGGGATCTCTATTCAATAGACAGACACGGACTTGTGCTGCCTACAATTCCCGGAAAGATGTATAATCTTCCTGTAATAAGCGGTAATTTTAAAGGGGGGCTGAAGGTCGGCATAGAGATAGGAGGCGGCATTGCAAAACAGGGGTTATCAGTAATTACAGCAATAATCAGGCAGAAGCCGTCTCTTTACACCAATATTTCAGAAGTTGTTTTAAAATCAGGGGGCCAGGTAGTGCTTTTTACACGAAACAGGGGAATACCAGTAAAGATGGGAAGAAAAGAAATATCAAGAAAGATTACATATCTTGATGCAATCCTTGGCGAATTAAAAAGAGACCGCTCTCTGTCAAAAGTAAATTACATTGACCTGAGGTTCAGAGGACAGGTCGTTGTGGGAATGAGGGTATAAACTATGAATCCTTCGAGAGATATATTACGAGGCGACACCAGAAAAATAGTAACAGGTGTTGATATAGGTACCAGTAAAATTGGTGTTGTAATCGGAGAGTTAAATGAGGATGGATTAATAAATATTCTCGGAGTAGGTACCAGCCCGTCACAGGGGCTGCGCCAGGGAGTTGTGATTAACCTTGATTTGGCAGTCCAGTCAATAAGCAAGGCAGTGCATGAAGCCAAGCTTACAGCGGGTGTTGACGTAAAAGAGGTTATAGTCGGCATTGCCGGCGATCACATACGAAGCGTAAACAGCAGGGGTGTTGTAGGCGTATCCAGATCAGGGCATGAAATTACACAGCAGGATGTCAACAGAGTTATAGATGCAGCAAAGGCAATTGCACTCCCGATTGACAGAGAAGTGCTGCATGTACTCCCGCAGGAATTTATTGTAGATAATCAGGGAGGTATTAAAAATCCTGTAGGTATCTCCGGAGTAAGGCTTGAGGCGGAAATACATATTGTGACAGGTGCTGTCACATCTGCGCAGAATATAGTACGCAGTGTAACAAGAAGCGGGCTTAAGGTTGCAGGTATTGTTCTGGAGCCGCTTGCTTCAAGCAGCGCTGTTCTTGATGCAAGTGAAAAAGATCTTGGCGTAGCGTTGATTGATATGGGCGGAGGTACAACAGATGTGGCTCTGTTCTATGGCGGCGCAATAAGGCATACTGCTGTAATAGGCCTGGGAGGGCAGATTGTTACAAATGATATTGCACTGGGGCTGCGGACACCCCTTGAACAGGCTGAAGTAATAAAGAGAAAGTTCGGATATGCAACTGAAAGCATAATAAATAAAGAAGATATGTTTATAGTCCCGGGTATTGGAAACAGGGAATCAAGAGAAGTTCCGATATCTATGCTTACATCAATAATACAGCCGAGAATGGAGGAGATTTTCGGGCTTGCTGCTAAGGAAATTAAGAGATCGGATTACGGAGATGTCCTTGGTGCGGGTGTGGTTCTTACAGGAGGAGGATCACTTCTTAAAGGAGCCGAAGTTTTGGCAGAAGAAGTTTTTAGCCTGCCTGCAACTATTGGAATACCAAAAGGCTTTTCCGGCCTCTATGCAGCAGCTTCAAGCCCTATTTTTGCCACAGGAGTAGGCCTTGTATTTTTCGGGGCAGGACGGGGAGAAGAGGAAGTAAAACACCTTGGTGCGGATGAAGAGGGGCTTTTTACAAGAATTTATAAATGGATGAAAAAATTCGCAGAAGATTTTATTTAATGCCGGTTTTTTAAAAAGGGAATTAATCACAGTTTGTACATATCAAGGAGGCCATAATGAGTAACGGAAAAACGCTGGCGTTTGATTTTGCAGATGATGACAATGTCGTTGCAAAAATCAAAGTAATAGGTGTAGGAGGCGCAGGAGGAAATGCTATAAACCGTATGATTGAGGACGGTCTTACGGGTGTGGAGTTTATAGCAATTAATACTGATAAGCAGGCTCTTGACAACAACAAAGCTCCTATGCGCATCCAAATAGGCAAGAATCTCACAAAAGGGCTTGGTGCGGGAGGCAATCCTGAGATGGGCCGAAAGGGGATTGAAGAGAACAAGGATGCAGTAATTGAGGCTATCTCGTCAACTGACATGGTTTTTATAACCTGCGGTATGGGCGGCGGTACAGGGACCGGAGCCGCACCTGTTGTTGCGGAAATAGCAAAAGACCTTGGCGCACTTACTGTTGGAGTTGTTACAAAACCTTTTATGTTTGAAGGGAAAAAGAGGCAGGAGAGAGCTGCTCAGGGTATACAGATGCTGAAAGAGAATGTTGATACTCTGATTGTTGTGCCTAACCAGAAACTGATAAGCCTTGTACCGAAACATACTCCTCTCGAACAGGCTTTCAGAGTAGCCGATGAGATTCTGCTTCATGCGACAAAGGGAATTTCTGATGTTATAAATGTTCCCGGATTGATAAACCTGGATTTTGCAGATGTCAGAACAATAATGAATCAGATGGGTGATGCCATAATGGGTTCTTCGGTAGCAAGCGGAGAGAACAGAGCAAAAGAAGCAGCGGAGCAGGCAATATCAAGCCCTCTTATTGATGATGTATCAATCAGCGGGGCACAGGGAGTGCTTGTTAATATTACAGGCGGAAGCGATTTGAGCCTAAATGATATCAATGAAGCTACATCTGTAATTTATAATGCAGCAGGTGCTGACGCAAATATTATTTTCGGTGCAGTGATAGATAAAAGCATGAAAGAAGAAGTAAGGGTAACAGTTGTTGCAACCGGATTTCAGAAAAGCCGTTCAAAAGGCGGATTCAATTTTGGAAACGGACACGAAAAGAGAGATTTGGGCCTTTCGGAAAGTGAAGGAGACATACCGTTAATTAAAAAGTATTCGGAGGATCCCATTGTAAAAGCCATGGGAGGAGATTCCTTTGGTAATGACGGAGGCTTTTCTTTTGTCAGTAAGGATGATCTTGGAATTCCTGCTTTCATCAGAAGGAAGTTAGACTGATTTTATATGACTTTTCGTCAGAATAGTTCAGGATGGACGAGAGAACGTATAATCAGCTTTCACAGCCGGCTTTTAAATCAGGAACTCGGGAAAAAAGAGCTAAAAAAAAGTGCTCTTGTGAAGGCAGTAGTCGTATTCCCCAATACCTACGGTGTAGGAATGGCGAATATGGGATTTCATACGGTTTATCGTTTTTTCAATGAACATCCGGGAATGTCCTGCGAGCGGGCTTTTTTTGATAAAATGTACGAAAGAAAGCAGGTACTGTCGCTTGAATCATCAAAGCCTCTGAATAATTTTGATCTGATTGGTTTTTCAGTTTCATTTGAGCTGGATATTATTAATATTATACGAATTCTTGTTCTTTCAAAAATTGCGCTTCTCTCTTCAAATCGTACAAAGCATGATCCTGTGATAATTGCAGGCGGCCCTGTTACAGGATTAAATCCCTCTCCATTACTGCCCTTTGTGGACGGCCTCCTTATGGGCGACGGAGAGGAGGTTTTCAGGCTTATCGGCGATGTAATGACTGAAGCTAAAGAAAACCATCTATCACGTGCAGATATCTTGGAGACTCTGAGTATGCTGCCGGGGATGTATGTTGAAGGCAGAACAAAGAAGGTTACGCGTCAGGTTCTTTTAAATCTTGACAAGTATCCGACTTATACACCGATAGTGAGTTCAAGAAGTCATTTTAAAAATATGTTTGTTACCGAATTAAGCAGAGGATGCCCTAGAAAATGTAAATTCTGTGCGGCAAGAGAGATATACAAACCTTTCAGGTACAGGAGTCATGAAACTATTATAGGATCCATTAAAGAGTTTAATCCGGGTGCAAAACGGATAGGGCTTGAAGGGTCTGCTGTATCGGATTATCCGAAATTAACGGACTTATGCGAAAAGATCCTTGATATGGGATATGATATTTCATTTTCGTCTATCCGAGCTGATAAGATAACAGAGGCAATGCAGGATGTAGTAAAACGAAGCAGGCTGCGTACTTTTACAATAGCTCCGGAAGCGGGTTCCGAGCGACTGCGATATTTAATTGGGAAAAAGATAGCTGACAGTGAAATACTAAAAGGAGTTGAAAAACTTGCGTATACGGAAGTCCGAATATTAAAACTTTATTTTATGATAGGCCTTCCTGAAGAAAAAGATGATGATGCAGAGGCAATTGCAGATTTGACAAACAGGATTCAAAAAATATTTTCAGGGTCAAATAAGGGGAAACAAGTGCATTTAAGCATTAACACATTTATTCCAAAGCCTTTTACTCCTTTTGAATCCGAACCTGTTGCAAGAGAGAGAGATTTGGTAAGAAGGCGCAATATTGTTAAAAAAAGGATTGATAAAAAAATACATGTATCTGCAAAAAGTTCAAAAAGGGATATACTGCAATCAGTACTTGCTTTGGGAAACAGAGAAACCGGTTTGGCATTAATGGATTCAATACAACAAGGTATTACATGGAAAGAGGCCTTAATAAACAGAGATATTTTTCTTGATGAAATGATATTTACAGGAAGAGATAAAAGTGCAATAAAGGAGTGGGACTTTATTGATTGAAAAGATGAGGAGAGGAGCCGTGATAAAATCAAGTATTTCAAGGAATTCAATGCCCGATATTTTTCTTTACAAAGGACAGATGGTAATTCCGGATTATGAATTGGCAAGTTATTATGGCGTTAATACTGATACATTGCGTGATGTTTTTGCAAAGCATGAAAGTTTGTTTCCGGGAAGTATGGTTTTTTCAGTTAAAGGTTCGGAAAAGAAGAAGAAAAGTACCACGAACAAGGCATCGGGAACATTACTTTTTACAGAGCAGTCTGCAACACTTATTGCAGGGTTGATTAAAGATACTGAAGCACTTAAAGCTAATATGAGACTTTTGAGGCTGTTCAGGCTTCTGGATTATATTGTTGCTACGTAATTAGTGCTTTGCCTGATATTTTTATTTTAATAAACAAGATGTTTCTTTTAATCCTGTTTAATTGAGTGGAAAGTTATAAAGTGGAAAGTTATAAAGTTGAAAGTTGTAAAGTGAAAAGTTATAAAGTGGAAAGTTATAAAGTGGAAAGTTATAAAGTATAAAGCTGTAAAGCCTTCCGTTGATCCTCTGTCTATACAAAATTTTCATTTTGTTGTATAGGCCTTAAAACCACCATTGCTTTTTCTGAAGAGCTGTTTTTGTTAATAACTTAAAAAAGAATTCTATAAAATATTTTGTTTTTAACCTTGATTATTGTAATATTAAAGTTCTTAAATTGTTTCCCTGTTAATAGAGATCAGGGAGACAAAGCAGTAAAATTAAAGGTTTAATAAAGGTTTTAAGGAGTTTTATTAATATGAAAACAGGGATTGTCAAATCACAGACACGATCAAGACAAGAAGTATCTCAAGAATACAAGTGGAATCTGTCTGATATATTTCAATCGGATGAATCATGGCAAAAAGCAAAAGATGAATTTATAAAAAAGATGGATGGGGTTGTCAAATACAAGAGCAGGCTTGCTTCTTCATCAAAGATATTGCTTGAGTGCCTTGAATTTAACA includes:
- a CDS encoding FtsQ-type POTRA domain-containing protein — translated: MSRSIIKKDEILASLVKLIYTGAALCIIYFAGRGYLHWLDQSPLFKIESIKITGSNYLSDEEILSLSGLDKAKKIWDARLEDAVNSIKTYPFIEDVSVIRRLPDKIEIKVKEKEPIALLNFQGDLYSIDRHGLVLPTIPGKMYNLPVISGNFKGGLKVGIEIGGGIAKQGLSVITAIIRQKPSLYTNISEVVLKSGGQVVLFTRNRGIPVKMGRKEISRKITYLDAILGELKRDRSLSKVNYIDLRFRGQVVVGMRV
- the ftsZ gene encoding cell division protein FtsZ; this translates as MSNGKTLAFDFADDDNVVAKIKVIGVGGAGGNAINRMIEDGLTGVEFIAINTDKQALDNNKAPMRIQIGKNLTKGLGAGGNPEMGRKGIEENKDAVIEAISSTDMVFITCGMGGGTGTGAAPVVAEIAKDLGALTVGVVTKPFMFEGKKRQERAAQGIQMLKENVDTLIVVPNQKLISLVPKHTPLEQAFRVADEILLHATKGISDVINVPGLINLDFADVRTIMNQMGDAIMGSSVASGENRAKEAAEQAISSPLIDDVSISGAQGVLVNITGGSDLSLNDINEATSVIYNAAGADANIIFGAVIDKSMKEEVRVTVVATGFQKSRSKGGFNFGNGHEKRDLGLSESEGDIPLIKKYSEDPIVKAMGGDSFGNDGGFSFVSKDDLGIPAFIRRKLD
- the murB gene encoding UDP-N-acetylmuramate dehydrogenase; protein product: MNEGTRNLKRFKQVFKGHVMLNEMLSSHTSFKIGGPADLYVFPKDMEDLTNLVTYCQQENYPVFVIGNGTNLLVSDDGFRGVVIDLSQTFRHIKVKGTELTVGAGVTLSGLLSFCTIRGFSGLEKLSGIPGQIGGCISLNAGAFGREIGDVVEAVRILDKFNTLEKISGDEINFGYRHTGLEKKSVIVEAVFNLTDGNPKEMEAVQRSYLQKRKKTQPLSLPSAGSVFKRPKGDFAGRLVEDAGCKGLRIGDAMVSKKHANFIVNVGKARAVDVVRLIDEVRERVLKRFGATLEPEIHFLGFDL
- a CDS encoding UDP-N-acetylmuramate--L-alanine ligase; protein product: MSGIAEVLLNLGFKVTGSDLQSSSVTEHLHELGASIYQGHSAGNISDADVVVISSAVPESNEEVTAAHRKKIPVIRRAEMLGELMRMKQGVAVAGTHGKTTTTSMTGLVLQQGGLDPTLIVGGKLRSLDTNAKLGEGEYVVVEADEYDHSFLQLTPVIAVITNIENEHLDCYKDLDDIKRTFTQFANKVPFYGAVILCLDEEPLQEMVTKLERRIVTYGLFPQAEIRAESVTFSESGSEYDAYYRNKKLGRIKLNLPGIYNVKNSLAAIAVGFELEIDFKNIKKALEGFTGVHRRFEIKGKEKNVIIVDDYAHHPTEIKASLKGAKDGYSRRIITIFQPHLYSRTRDFYEDFGKSFFNTDILIVTDIYPAREKPIEGVSGRLIADAAELRGHRNVNYIPDKNKVADFVGDIIKPGDMVITMGAGDIWKIGEEILKRLKS
- a CDS encoding ORF6N domain-containing protein, yielding MIKSSISRNSMPDIFLYKGQMVIPDYELASYYGVNTDTLRDVFAKHESLFPGSMVFSVKGSEKKKKSTTNKASGTLLFTEQSATLIAGLIKDTEALKANMRLLRLFRLLDYIVAT
- the ftsA gene encoding cell division protein FtsA, giving the protein MNPSRDILRGDTRKIVTGVDIGTSKIGVVIGELNEDGLINILGVGTSPSQGLRQGVVINLDLAVQSISKAVHEAKLTAGVDVKEVIVGIAGDHIRSVNSRGVVGVSRSGHEITQQDVNRVIDAAKAIALPIDREVLHVLPQEFIVDNQGGIKNPVGISGVRLEAEIHIVTGAVTSAQNIVRSVTRSGLKVAGIVLEPLASSSAVLDASEKDLGVALIDMGGGTTDVALFYGGAIRHTAVIGLGGQIVTNDIALGLRTPLEQAEVIKRKFGYATESIINKEDMFIVPGIGNRESREVPISMLTSIIQPRMEEIFGLAAKEIKRSDYGDVLGAGVVLTGGGSLLKGAEVLAEEVFSLPATIGIPKGFSGLYAAASSPIFATGVGLVFFGAGRGEEEVKHLGADEEGLFTRIYKWMKKFAEDFI
- a CDS encoding radical SAM protein produces the protein MTFRQNSSGWTRERIISFHSRLLNQELGKKELKKSALVKAVVVFPNTYGVGMANMGFHTVYRFFNEHPGMSCERAFFDKMYERKQVLSLESSKPLNNFDLIGFSVSFELDIINIIRILVLSKIALLSSNRTKHDPVIIAGGPVTGLNPSPLLPFVDGLLMGDGEEVFRLIGDVMTEAKENHLSRADILETLSMLPGMYVEGRTKKVTRQVLLNLDKYPTYTPIVSSRSHFKNMFVTELSRGCPRKCKFCAAREIYKPFRYRSHETIIGSIKEFNPGAKRIGLEGSAVSDYPKLTDLCEKILDMGYDISFSSIRADKITEAMQDVVKRSRLRTFTIAPEAGSERLRYLIGKKIADSEILKGVEKLAYTEVRILKLYFMIGLPEEKDDDAEAIADLTNRIQKIFSGSNKGKQVHLSINTFIPKPFTPFESEPVARERDLVRRRNIVKKRIDKKIHVSAKSSKRDILQSVLALGNRETGLALMDSIQQGITWKEALINRDIFLDEMIFTGRDKSAIKEWDFID
- the murG gene encoding undecaprenyldiphospho-muramoylpentapeptide beta-N-acetylglucosaminyltransferase, translated to MKEYRIIITGGGTGGHLYPGIALANEFKKSISCKILFVGTKKGVEVSVVPAHGYDLKFVWISGISRGRVVKNLLFPLKMAVSFFQAFTIIRKFHPDAIIGTGGYASWPVLRAGVITGVPVFIQEQNIRPGLVTRVMAPKVNTVFTSYIETEKYLKGETKKVVAGNPTRNDLDKADRLQGIKFFNLNKDKKTVFIFGGSQGSLFINNLMEKAGPLLAIDHKLQILWAAGPRWAEMIKGKVNNPDIKIYPYIENMAAAYGVSDLVVCRSGATTIAEITRLGIPCLFIPFAAAANNHQEKNAEILCKAGAGEMISEKEADSETIIRKIVSIISNEIKLKKMAANALSFGKPDAAQSIVKSILEEIEI